One Panicum virgatum strain AP13 chromosome 3N, P.virgatum_v5, whole genome shotgun sequence DNA segment encodes these proteins:
- the LOC120666077 gene encoding methylmalonate-semialdehyde dehydrogenase [acylating], mitochondrial-like, whose protein sequence is MAQPSKEPCKKEACNIQACLSKNMFDSRKRLLRRQRQDMTRQSLKRVQSNMGAKNHTIILPDADRDATLNALIAAGFGAAGQRCMALSTAVFVRGSESWEDELVKRASGLVVNSGMVNDADLGPVISRQAKDCICKLVQNGVDSGACLLLDRRDIVVPQFEDGNFVGPTLLADEACSPRASTSAVSLTRDMQVQLLPLRASAPVFMNFSRILSCCVMDELDVLGFDRWKTTLACIAIG, encoded by the exons ATGGCGCAGCCGAGCAAGGAGCCGTGCAAGAAAGAGGCGTGCAACATCCAGGCCTGTCTCTCCAAGAACATGTTCGACTCCAGGAA GCGCTTGCTGAGGAGGCAAAGGCAAGATATGACAAGGCAATCTTTAAAGCGTGTTCAG TCCAACATGGGAGCAAAGAATCATACAATTATACTTCCTGATGCTGACAGAGATGCCACACTGAATGCCCTTATAGCTGCTGGGTTTGGTGCAGCAGGGCAGAGGTGCATGGCATTGAGCACTGCTGTTTTTGTTCGAGGTTCAGAATCATG GGAGGATGAACTTGTGAAACGTGCAAGTGGCCTCGTTGTTAATTCAGGAATGGTTAATGATGCAGACCTTGGTCCAGTGATCAGCAGACAG GCGAAGGACTGTATCTGCAAGTTAGTCCAAAATGGTGTTGACAGTGGTGCGTGTCTTTTGCTTGACAGGAGGGATATTGTG GTTCCGCAGTTTGAGGATGGCAATTTTGTTGGTCCGACCCTTCTGGCTGATGAAG CCTGTTCTCCGCGTGCTTCTACTTCTGCTGTTAGCCTAACACGAGACATGCAAGTGCAGCTTCTGCCTCTGCGTGCTTCTGCTCCTGtcttcatgaatttctcaagaatTTTATCCTGTTGTGTGATGGATGAATTGGACGTGTTGGGATTTGATCGATGGAAAACTACTCTGGCTTGCATTGCGATCGGTTGA